The stretch of DNA GGGAATCTAGTTTGGATTAGAGAGGGACTAAACCAAAAAAGTAATATCATAGAGTGGTTGGAAATCATTAGAATAGACACTTAGAGCCTTCTTCCAAATATCATACCATGTAGTGCAAGACAAATATTGAACTTACAAGGAGATTCAATAAACTGCTATAGAAGAGTCCATTGATAGTCTCTCCGTAATCAATCAGCACATAACTTGGTATGAAATAATTGGAGACTTAGTTAATGGGATAATATTGAGTGCAAACCATCAAACACTGATACCCATGAACACTAATTGTATTCTATTAAGAAATACATGAACATACCGGTTCTTAATTGcattaacaaatattattttgagcAATAAGTGCAAAAAAATCACTACATGTATGGCGTATCAGAAATTCAGTATATACTTTATGATAAATGCTACCGCATAAATTAACTGCAAGAAACTCATgccatcattttaataattcaaatcAGCATACCTTTTATCATAATTCTCCTGACTATACATATCCAAAACAAATTCTAACTCCTGATTCTCTTTCTGTAACTTTTCAGTCTGCAccaaaatatcacaaaaaattatttgaaaattagttTAGACAATCAAGAATCCCCCTAAAATCACAATCAAATAATGCTGGAGAACCTTTCAAAGAAAAGGTGCCCGTGCACATGCAAGATACAAGTCAAAGACAACAGAAAAGTTTTGCAATCATATCTGATTCAGTCACAGACATACTCTACATTCAGAAAGTAATATGTAAGCAGCATCACTGCCATACAACAATGccattaaagaagaaaatgcCTATAGATCAAGAGAGACACAAAAGTTAGAGGCCAAGGCAGACTTACCAGCATTTTTAAAGACCTGATTTCCAAAACCTGTTCAGCACATTTGTTTGCAAGGCTCTTTACTTCACTTGTCTGCATCACAATAAAGTAATTAGCCAACCTTAATGCTAAAAAGGTATATTTTGAATCTAGTTGAAGAAAGTAAAACTAAGCTGAAAGAGAGTCATTTATGCAAACTGAAAGTACAGGTCTCTATGTAGAACCAGTAACTTGCTATAGAGGCTATGTTGACTAGTATTCATCTAGGCATAGCTAACTGATAGCTCAGCATAACTTACTGCAGTTAGTTATTTAACGTGGATACTGTTTGTATTTGAAGTAGAACTAAGCCAAAGGAGAGAGGTTTATGTAAACTAAAAGTTCaggtatttaaatataataattaagttcTTGTGCAGCCTATTTTGACTAGACAACAGCACGGCCTAATTGGCTGTAGTTAGTTAGTTAACCAGGTACTAAACTGATTAAAACTGTAAACTACTCTATACACTGACAGTGGTAAGTGGCAAAACCTTCCACCCACATGCTCTTGCTTTATTTTTTCAACTAACActtttttgtcattaaattcAAGGTGGATagtcaacaaaaataaaatccatttttatttataaccaCAAACTATCATATACTAACCATAGTGTTTTATCCAGTAACCATGATTTATTACAATGGAAGTTGATTGTTTTTGTTAACTTGCATCAATTTAGAAGCTTTCCATTGACTTACTATAATTTAACATGCATACAGAACTGCATTGtcttcattaaaaaaagaaatggacACTTGGGaacaattaacaattttgaaggatatatttATTGCATTCAATGATGTCACTTTATACTGTCCACGCAATTAAAAGGCCTTTTACTTGTTCTGGTATGCTAGagaaatatttcaaaacaaCCAGGTTAGCATTTGATCGAATCATTTCTTTACATTTGAAGACAAAAATTAAGTCGGCTAAAAGCCATGCTCTTGTTAAATCCCAATTCCTTGTAAGTGACAAAGCAAATAACATTGCAGATTCAATCTAACTAGATAAATTTCTTTCGAAGAAATGAAATggcaaattatattaatatcaaatCAGTTTGTGACAACGACCTTCATGTTCAATATTTCTTTTAGTGAATGTGCTTTCTCCCGTAATGATACAGCCTCGTGAGCTGCATCTTTCCATCGCTTTAATTGAGCTTCCATCATTCCCATTTCTTTAGATAAAGCTGAAGCCATAACACGAAACTCAGATTTGATATCTTTTCTCCCTGAAATATATAACATTGTAAGAAACTGACAGATAAAATCACATCTAGCACAATTCTAACACAAAAACAAGTTAAAGTCTGACCAGCATCCTGTTTAGCTTCTTCCATTTTAATTTCAAGATCATTCTTTTCAAGCGTACACTTCTGCAACTGGTGCTCTAGTTCATCAATCCTATGATCAGAATTGTCAAAGAGCTGCCTTGCAGAATCAGCAGACtccaatttcaaatttagttcaTTCTCCCATTTTGCAATATGAACGCTGCCCGCctaaaataacatttaagaGAAATTGTAAAAGAGTAAATCGCAGATATGAAATTAAAACCAAACCGTAACACAActgaaggaaaaagaaaaggaaagcagTGTTGACCTGCAGAGATTCTACCAATGTTTTATACCGGGCCAATTCAGATGTCCAATGTTGAAGTTGATCATTAGCTAAAGAGTATATTCGTGAACTGCGTATGTACTTATCATCTTTCAAATCATTCTGgaaataaatatagattaaaataaacttttacatGGGATTGTATGACAAAGGCATCTCAACAATTGAGAAAATATGATCATGCTAGATAATCGAAACTTACAAACCTGAAGATCTTGGAATTGCTTTGTCAAGGTCTGATTGTCTTCCTGTGCCTCTTGGAGCTCAGAGAAACGGTCAGCATCCACTATCTATGACATTAAGCAATCATATTTCTTCTTTAGATAAAAAAGGACAACGGAATTACAGAtccagagaaaaaaaaaatccacgtgACAAAAACCTTTGCTTCTTCGATTGAATCCTTCAACTCACGCAAACCCATGCTCCTGTCCGCAATGTTTTCAGGAGACAGGTTTCCATTCACTGCATCAGCATTGGGAGAATTCATCCCTATTGACGTGTCCTTTTGCATTTCCAGATTGACTAGTTTTCTTCTACTCTCTTCTAGTTCAGCCACAATCTCATCAAGCTCACCTTTACATAAGACAAGAAAATACTCTAGTGATAATTATGAAAAGCAATCAGCCAAAAATTAAAAGCAATCACAGTTCTCCTTCTATGATTTCTAAAAGTACACTTAAAATCTCTGCATAAATCTAAGGACATCAATTCTGGTCATATCTATTCCTAATTAATTCTAACCAGACCAATTAAAAAACACTGTAATTTAACTCTTCTttataattttccaaaattattgaattatgcaACTGCATAACTAAAATTCTCTTCCTACTAAGCACACGACTAAAGAACCATCATCTTCTACTGAGGATGTTGTtacttctaaattatttttaatttcagaaaAGCTTACTACAAGCGAGCCTTGGCATAACGGTAATGTTGCTGCCTTGTAATCAACCATAGGTTCAAACCCCCAACTAACCTATCCACTAGTAGGGCAAGGACTAAGTACATCAACCCCCAAGCCTCAATTGGTGGGAGCATCATGACCTAAGTCACCTTTTTTAAGTAGTTGTTCTTCTATTCACCAACCTTAAAACGTGCACATGAATTGGTATATCCaacaattaaaactaaaatcaaaacATATCCACCTAAATCAACCAAATTGGATGGAGGATTTTTACAAATCTAAAATCAATAGgatttcaaaatcaaatcaatacctaatttataattttgcaaAACAagaaatttcaatattttaattttccaaTAAAATAATCCAActataaatcatattattaatttcttaaaaatgtttCATTCCACACTAACAAATTTTCTTCAGTTTTCAATTTGATAAAACAAGATCTGCTCATTCCAAACTACGTAGCTTGATTGGTTTGTCGACTTTTAATGACTATCGCATAGGCAGATTGCTGGTCTAATCAAAGTACTATGCATTCTTCAACTTAGCATCATATAGACTGAATAATAGATTTCCTAATTTAACTTTAGCTTAACCTTTTAAGCACATTCATCCATAAAGAAAGAGTTACAAAacgaaaataattttcaaacaaaaagcTAATCAATTATCAAAGccataagaaaataataatgtgCGAAAGacattgaaaaacaattttgcACTAAGAGATGCTCCAAACATTTTGGAGTAAGGCCCCATTTTGGTCCttgaaatttttcaaaacattcaaTTCATTTCTGGAAAGATTATTACATAAATTCAGTCTGAATGAATGATACATATTTGGGGATCAAATGGGAGATTTATTCATACATCATATAATATTACCactttaacagaaaaaaaaaaaaaaacccattaAATACGAGGAAATCCTCTTCTATTAGACCATGTTGCAATCCATTTAAACCATAGCAAATGATAATCAATTTCActaaatttcacatttttttttattcctaaacttcacaataactaatttaaaaaaaaaaaaattttacagACCTGCAAGGTGTTTAATGTCAGATTTTTCCTGTAAGCACTcattgataaaattttgaataccAACAGTATACTCTTTATGCTTTGCATGGAGACTATCAATCACTTCTTGTAAATCATTTGCCTCCTCTTTCATCATATCATCAATCTTAGTCATTAGGGTTATAGCATCTGCAAACCAGAATGAGTAACAACAggttatttgtataaatattctCTAACTATTCTACAACACTGATATATGCTTCACCAAATTGTAAacatatcatatttaaaaattgtaaacaaaAACTATATGCCTCAACAACAGGATAgcatatcatattttttaccTTCTGAAGATAAATCTCCGTCCAAAATCTGAGCTATACCACCTGATCTTTCCATCTGATCATCAATAATATCTTTCAGGAGCTTCAACAACTCCATCGTAGATGATTGTCGCAAAGCAAGGGCCTCCTGAACATAACTAGAGATCTCATCATCACTGATTCCTTTAAAGGAATCTTTCTGGATTAATCTACATAGAAATATATCCTCAGCAGGACACAAAGGAAGTGAACCTAGAGAGTAAGTCAAGTCAGTCTCTTGAATTACCTTTACACTAAGAAAAAACTACTTGTAGGTGTGTATATACCTTTAGGATTTTCAATGTCAGTCAAATATCGCAATGTGTCTTTGCCTTTGCCTCTCCCAGCTTGTATTCCAAGAAGAATCATATCGTCAACCAACTAAAAAGACATAAGAAAATTAAGCCAGCTAGCATATTATCCTACAGGAATACGAGAAAAAGTGCATTTCCTGCCACCCAATGACATCCCGGGTCACCAGAGCATACTCTATATATGGTAGTGCTACTTTCAAGAGAGGAGAATACTAAACTCAACGGAGGGTGACAGAAACCAGGCATGATGATAAAGAATAACCTGAGTCCAGAGTTGGTTCAAAGCAATTAACAAGTCATCATAAGAACTTTGTTTTCCTTTCAAttctctaattttttcttcaaggccaTGCAAAGCATGTTTCTGGACGTCAATCTGTTGAACAAGCTGCTGATTCTGGAACTGCAATACTCCTGCATCAGCCTGGGGGGAGCATACCACCATTCCCCGTTACACAAGTAAAACTAATAAACAACTAACATTAAAAAGAATCTTGATGCCACACAGAAAGAGTAATTGCATGATAAAAGAaaccaaacattttttttacctcAATCTAGTTAAGCATCTCAATGCTCATAAAAACCTCTGCCTGACTCTTTTAAATGAAAGACTCTCAGTGACATGAAAACATC from Vigna unguiculata cultivar IT97K-499-35 chromosome 8, ASM411807v1, whole genome shotgun sequence encodes:
- the LOC114194519 gene encoding E3 ubiquitin-protein ligase BRE1-like 2 translates to MENSDHDEPEKKRPHLTSVSSRTSRNSINSPTTNKTADAGVLQFQNQQLVQQIDVQKHALHGLEEKIRELKGKQSSYDDLLIALNQLWTQLVDDMILLGIQAGRGKGKDTLRYLTDIENPKGSLPLCPAEDIFLCRLIQKDSFKGISDDEISSYVQEALALRQSSTMELLKLLKDIIDDQMERSGGIAQILDGDLSSEDAITLMTKIDDMMKEEANDLQEVIDSLHAKHKEYTVGIQNFINECLQEKSDIKHLAGELDEIVAELEESRRKLVNLEMQKDTSIGMNSPNADAVNGNLSPENIADRSMGLRELKDSIEEAKIVDADRFSELQEAQEDNQTLTKQFQDLQNDLKDDKYIRSSRIYSLANDQLQHWTSELARYKTLVESLQAGSVHIAKWENELNLKLESADSARQLFDNSDHRIDELEHQLQKCTLEKNDLEIKMEEAKQDAGRKDIKSEFRVMASALSKEMGMMEAQLKRWKDAAHEAVSLREKAHSLKEILNMKTSEVKSLANKCAEQVLEIRSLKMLTEKLQKENQELEFVLDMYSQENYDKSYSEVRESESKAQSQAGVLQNALDEHSLELRVKAANEAEAACEQRLSAAEAEIEDLRAKLDVSERGILELTEAIKVKEAEAEAYISEIETIGQAYEDMQTQNQNLLDQVIERDEYNIKLVSDSVKAKQAYNTILTQKQALAKQLQQLNTSIESSKARIAHSEEQMKAILSEAIKCNEEEKHLAVTLEFTRWELADAEKELKLLKSSVSSSEKEYDQIQKDTEAIEMELESERSSRKKLEEELRELNSQIAELTSETGETTIQKLEKEIRICKNMIKCTVCTDRPKEVVIVKCYHLFCNPCIQRNLELRHRKCPACGTAFGQSDVRFVKI